The Gopherus evgoodei ecotype Sinaloan lineage chromosome 11, rGopEvg1_v1.p, whole genome shotgun sequence nucleotide sequence AATTTTCTAGTGtggaaaaaacaaccaaccagccAAATTTGAATTTGAGCCAGTGAATCTACTATGGCAACTAACAGCGTAACAGTGATCTTATGTGACTCATTCATAGTATGAGGGTGTTTAGCCCTTGTATGCTGTAGCCACTAAAAGGTGTCCGGATCATGTACTTGGGCAAGTCCAAGGAAAAAAGCCACACAAGTATAATGTGTTATATAGATAGGAATTTTGTATTGCTTTTATACTGGGAGGACAACATTTTAGTTACCATTGTCAGGCACTAAAAACAAGGTAATTTGAATTATTCCCCTCTAATCACACATCTACTGCACAATGCCAGTACAGCAGCAGAAATACATAGCACAACCATGATAAAGCATTTCTGGCCATACACATTTTTGAAGCCTAAGATTTTTAGTTCTTGTCAGATGTGAAGTTACTGTGCCTCACCTCAGTATCGTTGTTGAGATTCCACAGATCAAGCCTACCCATTCCATCCACACAAGCAAACAGGGCAGGGTGAGTGGGAGACCACATCACATCATAAACATAGTCTGAGTTGTCTTCAAATGAGTAGAGAGGCTTGTTATTCTAAAACAAAGCACCATATAGTACTTTACACCACACAATCTTTACATTTGGGATTCTGAAAGCAAAATCTTTTTCCAATGAAGGAGAAATATTGAGTTTTTGTACAGTTCATATTGCAGCAATTGTAAAATTAAGTAGCGATCTGTGCTTAAAGAATTCCTTCAATTGTCTCTTACACAGAAAGAGGCCAAAAAAATAACcgcaggatgggggaggaggagaaaccccAACGCCCTCGTTTGGATGAATTATATATCACATTTACTGCCTGATATTATAACATAGCTTCAGTAGGAGGCTGGTATAACAACCTAAATATGAGTGAATTCTGCTATAGTCTCCTGAGCTGACCGGATGGCCTAGGGGGCAGGCTTGTGCACCATTATGGGAGAGACCCTGGTGTGACTGTAACCCTAGCCCAGCTTCGTGCTCCCCGGGACAGcaatgctgcagaggcagcttgcTAAGAAAAGCGATGGAAAGAGCATTAGTCATGGCTCATGACTGCAACTTGGTTCAGGCTCATTAGAAACAGTGTTGATTGGTTTTGATGGGAGCCCTCCTAATTCACTATAAGACTGTGGTAATGCCTTGTGTGCTGTAGTGAGGCAGTGAGGACCTGAAATGGACCTGAATTACCATAATTATATACTTAATACATCATATACCTGAATTACAAGATAACTGACTTCAATCATTGCATTGGTCTTCCCAACCCAGTTACAAAAGTTGAAAGGATAAGCAAAATGGACCAGAAATAGACAAACTTGGCCACATTTACATACTCGTTACATTTAGGTGATAACGAGTTACAGTAATCTTGGTGATGCTACTTGCAGGTTATTAAAAGAGAATTAAGCTACATAAATTAACTCATCTGATATTACCCTTCACCCAGTCGACTTAATAAGCTTCCCTAAACCCTTTGACAACACCACTTTGGTTAACTAAAGCTTACATTATAGCACCACCTTGTGTCAAAGTCTAAACTGTTAGACACCTCTGTTTTAGATACCTTAGTTGTCCAAAGCTTTACTGTCCAGTCAAATGATGAGGTGACAAAAAGATGAGAGAAGTCTACAGGTCCAACTGCTGCATGGCAATGGATACCTGTGATTGGTCCTTGGTGTCCTTCAAACATCTCACTGATTCCCgctttgctgttttaaaatacattatgtAGGTTAATTTCCTTTGAAACTATTTCACACAGAGGCAATAAGGAAtacatgttttaaataaattggGAGTGGGTTTCAATGGAATCCAAATAGATATGGCCTGCAGAGGGGAAAGTGAAATGTGGGTTTGAATATGATTCTGTGTATTAGCCTCTTTTTTCCAAACCCCTATTCTATTATATGTAAGTGCAGACGTAATACCACAGACAAACAGTAACATGTGGCAAGGCTATCCCATCCAGATTTGACGAGGTACCTCTTCAAGCAACAGCTAAATATTTGGATCAAGTAACAAAATTCAGTCCTCAAATATGGATACGAATCTCCCATTGCCTTAAACAGGAGTTGCACGTAAATAGCTGAGGCAAAGTTTAGTCCTAGCGACAATACATCTCCAATAATCTGATAAAGTGGAGATGAGGGGAAAAAGGATGTTGCAAACAAAAGATACAATTTTGGCTACTTTTAAACCTAAGAGCTATGCCATCAGAGTGATGTgtatttgaaatgaaaactgGACACCTCAATTTTATTTAAGAAAGCAATTGATAAGATACAGCCAGCCCATTTCAAAACGGATTgaacagcaggagaaatgctaGCCAATTTAAGATTTGTGCGTGATTTTACTGTACAATTATCCGTAGAACTGAAAGTTTGGGATGTTCTGCTACAATTCAAATGAACAGAACCGAAGTCTACCAGTTCATCTTCCTTTTCATAATTAAAAGTATTCCTAGCCAAAGTAAAGATCCACCAGTAGCAATGGTGGGTCCTTTCCTTGACCTTTAAAAGTCTGAtctaatatttcatatttttaagatATTACCTTTTTATATAAGCACAAAGCTCTGCTACGAACATTAAGATTAATATAGAAAATTTTTCTTGTGCAAAGTGAAAAATCCTGATAAGCGTtgctattttaaacaaaaaaaataatttgagtgTCTATTCACCTGCCATGGCGGCATGCTGTGTACACAGAGCCTTCCTCACTTCCAACAACGAAGTTATTGACATCTCCAACAGGAAAGGACATGCACGTGACAGCTACAGCCTTGGACTGCTTATGAATCAACTCCATACTATCCTGTAGAAAAAAGTACAAGGAACTTCTTTTTCAAACTTGCCATCTTAACTTTTACCAGATATTGTGTAGGTTTTCTAGTACTAGTTAGTTCACAAGCTATTCTTATTCCAAACCTTTTCTACATTTGGAAGATCTGTCTCTTATTCACGAATCCAAACTTTAGCATCAGTACTGAAGAATCCAAAAATTATTATGACACTTGATTTACTACAGTAAAAAAGGAATTTATCTTACAGAATTACTATACAACTACTTAAGCATTTTGACAATATGCAGACATTCCCAGCTTAACACTACTTTACAAAGTCTTATGAAATACTTAAGGCAAACAGGTGAAATTAATATTAGAATGCTAAGTATTTAGTAAGATACAGACTACATGAGCTCAAAAGAGAGTAAGTGTTAAGTAATAGCCTCATCTATAGCTCTCTTACATTCTTTTCCAAAGTTTACCCTACCTGCGGTTGGGAAAGCATGTCCAGACTCCATGAGCATATCTTTCCATCAGTTGAGATGCTAATCAAATTATGAGCATTTTGGGTCCCAACCACATTTACACAGTACACAGGGTGCTGAAGAGACATTACAAAATCCTTTTCAGAAACAATTTCCATAGTAACAAACTCAATGACACTCACTTAACATAAGACTGAAATACaaattttaatatttcataaaGCAATTCAAGTTGACTAAATACTATTTGAAATATAGGAAAACCCATTTAGCCTTTTAGCACCTAACACATGGTGTTGAGATAGGCTCCTATAAAACGGACAGCTCTACGACAAAGACAATTTTTCAGTGCTACTATTGGTAAAGCAGACCAAAGTATTAAAACATCATTACTGTTCATCCAGGGGAAACCCTCTCCCACCCGAAGGGGTTAATGGCTCAATAGTGAGTAGTTCTCATTTCACCCCCTACCGTGTGAGCAGCAGCTGAAAGTGGAGTTCTCTGCACTGGGGTTCTTTTATTGCTGCGATTATCCCATAGCACAATTTGGCCTGAATATGTGCCACCAACTACCAGATTTGGATGAAATTTTGCAAATGTAGCTGACATCACTGCTGACTGCAAAGgagacacacatacatatacaaagGGAAGAGTTTTATGTTTAAGACTAAAATCAAGAATTTAAGgatagaaaatctgacctattaCTGGTAGCAAGCTGATTCCTCAGTTATATTTGATATTGCTTTTACTATCTTCTGCTCCTTTGTCCGAACACACGAAGGTTCACAACTACATGAGTTGAATGGTTACTTAAAAACCTTGACATTCTTCTGGTCTCAACTCTTACTAATTACAATTAAAAATCCCATTCTTTCCATATGCATACATTTGATTTATATCTTTCCTAGAAGTTAGTAGTAACAGAAATAGAATCCAGCAATAAGATACATTCTGTGGTCATTTTTCAAGGAGAGTGGAAAACTGTTTTGTCACTATAGTATCAAATCATAATATAATTACCTTTGCAATCTATGCCTTGACAGTAATCTGTAATCAGATTACAAACTAGTTTTAATTCAACTAAGTGATTTTTCAGAATTatgacattttgaaaataaatggttATTGCAGGTTTGGTCAAACAGAACAGGTTTGCACATTTTTACCTTTCAGTAATCCATTTTAAAACCTGCATCTGTTTTCTGCTTGAGGCATGTGTTTGTACTTATCTATTTTTTTCCCAATTCCTCAGGCTATGTACATTTTATTCAGTGGGCTACAGTCTAGTTGTACATTCTGCATCATAGTTCCTGAAAACCTCCTCGGACTTAACACATGATgtcagtttttcttttaataaattagATTAAGAAACAGAGATTTTCAGACATGTTAAAATATTCTGAATGTCAGAAATTTTGCAACAGAGGAATCTTTTCAAACTGATGATGTCTTCAGCCATCAACATCTGTTTGCAAATACATGTGGTTAAAGTACATGCCAACCCAATGAAATCATTATGTTGACAAGTATAAATAAGGCACTTGTCCAAATTAATCAACATAAAATCTTGAGCCTGGTGAGACAGGAACTCACATCATACCTGGCAGTGAAAGACATACTCTGGGGTAGTTTTCTTGTATTTCATATTCCACACAAGAGCCACACCATCAGGCTCATGAGGGGCATCTTCATTATTGTTGTAGGAGGCTACAAGCAATTCTGGATACTAGTCATAGAGAAGttagtggggaaaaaatgttcaaaataaaCAACTGCCTTATGGTCCAGTCAGTCCTAGAATCGTGATTTACAGTGGCAAAATTAAGTGTAACCCATGGATAAGTCAGCCCcataaacaaaaatattagaTTAACTAATTACCATAGTGAGTATAATTACAAAGTTTACTCAAAAATAGAGTTAAAATACAAGATAATATTGTGTTCAGTATTTATGTATTATAATTAAAACATTTAGGTAAGGCTAGTTTCCTGGAGCTAATGCTACACCTTCATGCCTTGGGCATTTTCTGTTCTATTTATAGATTGCATTTGAAAGAACATTGTTAACTTCTGTTACCTCTTTCAAAATATATAAACACAATCACATTCAATTACAGTATGTAAACAGCAGAATGTGTCAGAGCTTTTCTAAGGACTATATATAAAGTACTGTGCATGTACGGTTCaaataaagttgagtgcacaaaACTTGAAGTATCTGCAAAGGTGACTCAAAGAAAACGTTGTTTTTACCTGAGATGACCAGTCCAAACAACTAACAACACGATGCTTTGACCAGCGTTCATCAAAAAACTGTCTGTTTAAGGACAGTTTAGCGCCTGCTTGAATCTCTCTGTAAAGAGAGACAAATAGAGGGTACTAATCTAAGATCAcattttcagttacaaatatagtAAACACAGTAAAGCACTCAATACTTCCACATTACCCTTCTTTGTCTTCCAAATCTCTTCCACTGTAGTCAAAGAAAATGTTAATCTGCTCAGAAAGAGCTCTTTCCACGATCCTTGTAGAATGGTCAAAGAAACTTAAAAACTCTTCAGAGTGCaaaatttgctgtttttcttcttctgtaagCTCAtgaggggcagctggggggggTGTGAAAAAAAGGTTGGATTTTCCTAAAGTTCATTCTTATCTGTCAAAACATTTATGAAGAAAAACCAAAtacttttcaaattaattttttttatatccatatattttaatttttacataGGATTTTaagttatttatatttttgtttacagAAAGCTGCTAAAAAGTGAAAAAATGtcactttgattaaaaaaaaactattacaTTAAAATTACTAAACATCCTTTTATTTACAATGCCTAATACTGTGTCCTAAAGTGAGTTGTaccttcctcctcttcatcatttttcaatgttttttcttcttcgggTTCAACTGATGGCTTTGGTACcaccacatcatcatcatcttcatcatctgaaaaGATATGATGCAGCAAAATAGTTAACAACAGTCCTAGAGAAGCACAGTAAAGTTCCATCCAGTTTCAAACAATACAAAAGTAAATACATTTGTGCATATGGAATAATTTTACATAAATTGATTTTCTAAAACTTAATCCTTAAAAAGTATAACATTTGGTTAAAGTGAGGGAATATTAATGAGAACATTATCTACACCACTATTTAGCATACAACAGTCATACCAAATTGCGTAGCTGTGTAAACTGAAACAGAATACATAAGCAATTGTAGAGAATTTACAGTGGAAATCTCTAAATTTACAAGCATTTATCATTCCAGACAGAATATGGAAGTACCACATAGTTTTATA carries:
- the DYNC1I2 gene encoding cytoplasmic dynein 1 intermediate chain 2 isoform X4, with translation MSDKSELKAELERKKQRLAQIREEKKRKEEERKKKETDQKKEALPVQEESDLEKKRREAEALLQSMGLTPDSPIVPPPMSPSSKSVSTPSEAGSQDSGDGAVGSRRGPVKLGMAKITQVDFPPREIVTYTKETQTPVMTQPKEDDEDDDDVVVPKPSVEPEEEKTLKNDEEEEAAPHELTEEEKQQILHSEEFLSFFDHSTRIVERALSEQINIFFDYSGRDLEDKEGEIQAGAKLSLNRQFFDERWSKHRVVSCLDWSSQYPELLVASYNNNEDAPHEPDGVALVWNMKYKKTTPEYVFHCQSAVMSATFAKFHPNLVVGGTYSGQIVLWDNRSNKRTPVQRTPLSAAAHTHPVYCVNVVGTQNAHNLISISTDGKICSWSLDMLSQPQDSMELIHKQSKAVAVTCMSFPVGDVNNFVVGSEEGSVYTACRHGSKAGISEMFEGHQGPITGIHCHAAVGPVDFSHLFVTSSFDWTVKLWTTKNNKPLYSFEDNSDYVYDVMWSPTHPALFACVDGMGRLDLWNLNNDTEVPTASITVEGNPALNRVRWTHSGREIAVGDSEGQIVIYDVGEQIAVPRNDEWTRFGRTLAEINANRADAEEEAATRIPA
- the DYNC1I2 gene encoding cytoplasmic dynein 1 intermediate chain 2 isoform X1, producing the protein MSDKSELKAELERKKQRLAQIREEKKRKEEERKKKETDQKKEALPVQEESDLEKKRREAEALLQSMGLTPDSPIAVQPLRVVTADTCLFHYLVPPPMSPSSKSVSTPSEAGSQDSGDGAVGSRTLHWDTDPSVLQLHSDSDLGRGPVKLGMAKITQVDFPPREIVTYTKETQTPVMTQPKEDDEDDDDVVVPKPSVEPEEEKTLKNDEEEEAAPHELTEEEKQQILHSEEFLSFFDHSTRIVERALSEQINIFFDYSGRDLEDKEGEIQAGAKLSLNRQFFDERWSKHRVVSCLDWSSQYPELLVASYNNNEDAPHEPDGVALVWNMKYKKTTPEYVFHCQSAVMSATFAKFHPNLVVGGTYSGQIVLWDNRSNKRTPVQRTPLSAAAHTHPVYCVNVVGTQNAHNLISISTDGKICSWSLDMLSQPQDSMELIHKQSKAVAVTCMSFPVGDVNNFVVGSEEGSVYTACRHGSKAGISEMFEGHQGPITGIHCHAAVGPVDFSHLFVTSSFDWTVKLWTTKNNKPLYSFEDNSDYVYDVMWSPTHPALFACVDGMGRLDLWNLNNDTEVPTASITVEGNPALNRVRWTHSGREIAVGDSEGQIVIYDVGEQIAVPRNDEWTRFGRTLAEINANRADAEEEAATRIPA
- the DYNC1I2 gene encoding cytoplasmic dynein 1 intermediate chain 2 isoform X3; the encoded protein is MSDKSELKAELERKKQRLAQIREEKKRKEEERKKKETDQKKEALPVQEESDLEKKRREAEALLQSMGLTPDSPIAVQPLRVVTADTCLFHYLVPPPMSPSSKSVSTPSEAGSQDSGDGAVGSRRGPVKLGMAKITQVDFPPREIVTYTKETQTPVMTQPKEDDEDDDDVVVPKPSVEPEEEKTLKNDEEEEAAPHELTEEEKQQILHSEEFLSFFDHSTRIVERALSEQINIFFDYSGRDLEDKEGEIQAGAKLSLNRQFFDERWSKHRVVSCLDWSSQYPELLVASYNNNEDAPHEPDGVALVWNMKYKKTTPEYVFHCQSAVMSATFAKFHPNLVVGGTYSGQIVLWDNRSNKRTPVQRTPLSAAAHTHPVYCVNVVGTQNAHNLISISTDGKICSWSLDMLSQPQDSMELIHKQSKAVAVTCMSFPVGDVNNFVVGSEEGSVYTACRHGSKAGISEMFEGHQGPITGIHCHAAVGPVDFSHLFVTSSFDWTVKLWTTKNNKPLYSFEDNSDYVYDVMWSPTHPALFACVDGMGRLDLWNLNNDTEVPTASITVEGNPALNRVRWTHSGREIAVGDSEGQIVIYDVGEQIAVPRNDEWTRFGRTLAEINANRADAEEEAATRIPA
- the DYNC1I2 gene encoding cytoplasmic dynein 1 intermediate chain 2 isoform X2, with translation MSDKSELKAELERKKQRLAQIREEKKRKEEERKKKETDQKKEALPVQEESDLEKKRREAEALLQSMGLTPDSPIVPPPMSPSSKSVSTPSEAGSQDSGDGAVGSRTLHWDTDPSVLQLHSDSDLGRGPVKLGMAKITQVDFPPREIVTYTKETQTPVMTQPKEDDEDDDDVVVPKPSVEPEEEKTLKNDEEEEAAPHELTEEEKQQILHSEEFLSFFDHSTRIVERALSEQINIFFDYSGRDLEDKEGEIQAGAKLSLNRQFFDERWSKHRVVSCLDWSSQYPELLVASYNNNEDAPHEPDGVALVWNMKYKKTTPEYVFHCQSAVMSATFAKFHPNLVVGGTYSGQIVLWDNRSNKRTPVQRTPLSAAAHTHPVYCVNVVGTQNAHNLISISTDGKICSWSLDMLSQPQDSMELIHKQSKAVAVTCMSFPVGDVNNFVVGSEEGSVYTACRHGSKAGISEMFEGHQGPITGIHCHAAVGPVDFSHLFVTSSFDWTVKLWTTKNNKPLYSFEDNSDYVYDVMWSPTHPALFACVDGMGRLDLWNLNNDTEVPTASITVEGNPALNRVRWTHSGREIAVGDSEGQIVIYDVGEQIAVPRNDEWTRFGRTLAEINANRADAEEEAATRIPA